A single region of the Gossypium arboreum isolate Shixiya-1 chromosome 12, ASM2569848v2, whole genome shotgun sequence genome encodes:
- the LOC108479246 gene encoding uncharacterized protein LOC108479246 isoform X2, which translates to MCGTPFTAGQSRQCNLCLKDSNISNILCKVKHIESNGTSIALLEVTGGKGAVQVNGRTYRKNASLILNAGDELIFTTTGDHAYIFQQLTSDNLDAPGIPSVSTLEAQTAPIKGIIEARSRDSSAVNGAATILTSLSTKKNPEMSNLPSGCNMLDDCVPEVDMKDNAGNSDSATASARQKTVAPDATNENPNLDRLGLDDSMDAGNMKIPGAGYPLRPLLRILAGTPSTDFDFTGSIAKILDEQREIRKMLKEFDPPTTSISAKRQAFKDALQEGILSPDNIDISFENFPYFLSNTTKNVLIASTYVHLKCNKFAKYASDLPTMSPRILLSGPAGSEIYQETLAKALAKHFGARLLVVDSLLLPGGSTSKEAVSLKETSRAERASIYAKRAVQAAVSQQKRVTSSVEADITGASSLHVLPKQEVSTAISKNYTFKKGDRVKFVGTTSPSTLSSLQPALREPTIGVRGKVVLAFEENGSSKIGVRFDRSIPEGNDLGGLCEEDHGFFCTASSLRLEPGGDDVDKPVNEIFEVAFNESKSNPLILFVKDIEKSMAGNTDVYTSLKSKLENLPANVVVIGSHAQMDNRKEKSHPGSLLFTKFGANQTALLDLAFPDNFGRLHDRSKETPKTMKQVTRLFPNKVTIQLPQDEALLLDWKQQLERDSETLKAQSNIVSLRSVLNRSGLDCPDLESLSIKDQSLANESVEKVVGWALSHHFMHSSEALVKDAKLIISAESIKYGLSILQGIQSESKSMKKSLKDVVTENEFEKKLLGDVIPPSDIGVSFDDIGALENVKDTLKELVMLPLQRPDLFCKGQLTKPCKGILLFGPPGTGKTMLAKAVATEAGANFINISMSSITSKWFGEGEKYVKAVFSLASKIAPSVIFVDEVDSMLGRRENPGEHEAMRKMKNEFMVNWDGLRTKDRERVLVLAATNRPFDLDEAVIRRLPRRLMVNLPDAPNREKILRVILAKEELSSNVDLEAIANMTEGYSGSDLKNLCVTAAHCPIREILDKEKKERASAVAEDRPAPSLYSSADIRSLKMDDFKYAHEQVCASVSSESTNMNELLQWNELYGEGGSRKKKPLSYFM; encoded by the exons ATGTGTGGCACGCCATTCACTGCTGGCCAAAGCCGTCAGTGTAACTTATGTCTTAAAGATTCCAATATTAGCAACATTTTGTGCAAAGTGAAGCACATAGAG AGCAATGGCACTTCTATTGCATTACTAGAAGTTACAGGAGGAAAAGGTGCTGTCCAGGTTAATGGAAGGACTTACCGTAAAAATGCTAGTTTAATTCTGAATGCAGGTGATGAATTGATTTTCACTACCACAGGAGATCATGCATAT ATATTTCAGCAGCTCACCAGCGATAACTTAGATGCTCCAGGCATACCTTCTGTTAGCACTTTAGAAGCTCAGACTGCTCCTATAAAAGGGATTATTGAAGCACGGTCGAGGGATTCATCAGCTGTTAATGGTGCAGCAACAATATTGACCTCCTTGTCAACAAAAAAGAATCCAGAGATGTCCAATCTACCTTCTGGTTGCAACATGTTGGATGACTGTGTTCCAGAAGTTGACATGAAGGACAATGCTGGTAATAGTGATTCAGCAACTGCTTCTGCAAGGCAGAAAACTGTTGCTCCTGATGCTACCAATGAAAACCCGAATCTTGACAGGCTTGGATTGGATGATAGTATGGATGCTGGCAATATGAAAATCCCTGGGGCAGGTTACCCCTTAAGACCATTATTGCGTATCCTTGCCGGTACACCGTCTACTGACTTCGATTTTACAGGCAGCATAGCCAAAATTCTTGACGAGCAAAGGGAAATTAGAAAGATGCTTAAGGAATTTGATCCTCCTACAACTTCAATATCTGCTAAGCGGCAAGCATTTAAAGATGCTTTACAGGAAGGCATTCTCAGTCCGGATAATATAGACATCTCATTTGAAAATTTCCCATATTTTTTAAG TAATACGACAAAGAATGTGTTGATAGCCTCAACCTATGTGCATTTGAAGTGTAATAAATTTGCAAAGTATGCTTCAGATCTTCCCACCATGAGTCCTCGAATATTATTATCTGGTCCTGCAG GTTCTGAAATATATCAGGAGACTTTGGCAAAGGCACTTGCAAAGCATTTTGGTGCTAGATTGCTTGTTGTTGATTCTCTTCTGTTGCCTGGT GGATCAACATCAAAGGAAGCTGTTAGTTTGAAAGAAACTTCAAGGGCTGAAAGGGCATCTATATATGCCAAAAGAGCTGTACAAGCTGCTGTGTCGCAGCAGAAGAGAGTAACTTCTAGCGTAGAAGCTGATATAACAGGTGCTTCTTCACTCCATGTTTTGCCAAAGCAGGAAGTATCTACCGCTATATCTAAAAACTATACATTTAAGAAAG GTGATAGGGTTAAGTTCGTAGGTACCACATCACCTTCTACACTTTCCTCTCTACAACCTGCTTTAAG GGAACCGACAATTGGTGTACGGGGAAAAGTAGTCCTTGCTTTCGAAGAAAATGGTTCCTCAAAAATTGGGGTCAGGTTTGACAGGTCTATTCCTGAAGGCAATGACCTTGGTGGTCTTTGTGAAGAAGATCATGGTTTCTTCTGTACTG CTAGCTCACTGCGCTTGGAACCGGGAGGTGATGATGTTGACAAGCCGGTTAATGAAATTTTTGAG GTCGCATTCAATGAAAGCAAAAGCAATCCCTTGATATTGTTTGTGAAAGACATAGAGAAGTCTATGGCTGGAAATACAGATGTATATACTTCCTTGAAGAGTAAGCTTGAGAATTTGCCAGCAAATGTTGTTGTAATTGGTTCTCATGCTCAGATGGACAATCGTAAGGAAAAA TCTCACCCTGGCAGTCTTTTGTTCACTAAGTTTGGAGCGAACCAGACTGCTTTGCTTGATCTTGCATTTCCA GATAATTTTGGCAGACTTCATGACAGAAGCAAAGAAACACCTAAAACCATGAAACAAGTAACTCGCCTTTTCCCTAATAAAGTGACGATCCAGTTGCCTCAG GATGAGGCTTTACTTTTGGATTGGAAGCAGCAATTGGAGCGGGACAGTGAAACTCTTAAAGCACAGTCAAACATTGTTAGCCTTCGCTCT GTTCTCAATCGAAGTGGCTTGGACTGCCCCGACCTTGAATCACTTTCCATTAAAGATCAAAGTCTTGCGAATGAGA GTGTGGAGAAAGTGGTAGGCTGGGCATTGAGTCACCACTTCATGCATTCTTCAGAAGCTTTGGTCAAAGATGCTAAACTTATAATTTCAGCTGAAAG CATCAAATATGGATTGAGCATTTTGCAAGGAATTCAAAGCGAAAGCAAAAGCATGAAGAAATCACTTAAG GATGTGGTCACTGAGAATGAGTTTGAGAAGAAACTCCTTGGTGATGTTATTCCACCAAGTGATATTGGGGTTAGCTTTGATGATATTGGAGCCCTTGAGAATGTCAAGGATACCTTGAAGGAATTGGTGATGCTTCCTCTTCAAAGGCCTGATTTGTTTTGCAAGGGACAGTTGACAAAG CCTTGTAAAGGAATACTGCTGTTTGGGCCTCCTGGTACTGGAAAAACAATGCTTGCCAAAGCTGTTGCAACTGAAGCTGGTGCAAACTTTATTAACATATCAATGTCCAGCATTACTTCTAAG TGGTTTGGTGAAGGAGAGAAATATGTTAAAGCTGTTTTTTCTCTCGCCAGTAAAATTGCACCTAGTGTTATTTTTGTTGATGAG GTTGATAGCATGTTAGGGAGACGGGAGAATCCAGGTGAACATGAGGCTATGCGTAAAATGAAGAATGAATTTATGGTGAATTGGGATGGTCTCCGTACGAAGGATAGAGAACGAGTGTTGGTTCTTGCGGCTACAAACCGGCCATTTGACCTTGATGAGGCAGTCATTCGGAGGCTTCCTCGAAG ATTGATGGTTAATTTGCCAGATGCTCCAAATAGAGAAAAAATTCTAAGAGTTATATTGGCAAAAGAGGAATTGTCATCCAATGTTGATTTGGAAGCTATTGCAAATATGACTGAAGGATATTCTGGAAGTGACCTGAAG AACCTCTGTGTGACTGCTGCACATTGTCCCATACGAGAAATTTTGGATAAGGAAAAGAAG GAGAGAGCTTCGGCAGTGGCTGAGGATAGACCTGCACCTTCGTTGTATAGCAGTGCTGACATTCGTTCTCTGAAGATGGATGATTTTAAATATGCACATGAGCAG GTTTGTGCAAGTGTGTCATCAGAGTCTACAAATATGAATGAGCTGCTTCAATGGAATGAATTATATGGAGAAGGTGGATCAAGGAAGAAAAAACCCTTAAGCTACTTCATGTAG
- the LOC108479246 gene encoding uncharacterized protein LOC108479246 isoform X1: MVETRRSSSSSKRPLSSSPVTSNHISSKRSKASELASSPANGATGSGSVKESGSDSPVTELRSSDLRVSDVFKADDGSVPTDKSADADVENVSLVSPGTLGEAAVDAEKAEGLSGRVKKKPAKSGSKVPWGKLLSQHSQNPHLVMCGTPFTAGQSRQCNLCLKDSNISNILCKVKHIESNGTSIALLEVTGGKGAVQVNGRTYRKNASLILNAGDELIFTTTGDHAYIFQQLTSDNLDAPGIPSVSTLEAQTAPIKGIIEARSRDSSAVNGAATILTSLSTKKNPEMSNLPSGCNMLDDCVPEVDMKDNAGNSDSATASARQKTVAPDATNENPNLDRLGLDDSMDAGNMKIPGAGYPLRPLLRILAGTPSTDFDFTGSIAKILDEQREIRKMLKEFDPPTTSISAKRQAFKDALQEGILSPDNIDISFENFPYFLSNTTKNVLIASTYVHLKCNKFAKYASDLPTMSPRILLSGPAGSEIYQETLAKALAKHFGARLLVVDSLLLPGGSTSKEAVSLKETSRAERASIYAKRAVQAAVSQQKRVTSSVEADITGASSLHVLPKQEVSTAISKNYTFKKGDRVKFVGTTSPSTLSSLQPALREPTIGVRGKVVLAFEENGSSKIGVRFDRSIPEGNDLGGLCEEDHGFFCTASSLRLEPGGDDVDKPVNEIFEVAFNESKSNPLILFVKDIEKSMAGNTDVYTSLKSKLENLPANVVVIGSHAQMDNRKEKSHPGSLLFTKFGANQTALLDLAFPDNFGRLHDRSKETPKTMKQVTRLFPNKVTIQLPQDEALLLDWKQQLERDSETLKAQSNIVSLRSVLNRSGLDCPDLESLSIKDQSLANESVEKVVGWALSHHFMHSSEALVKDAKLIISAESIKYGLSILQGIQSESKSMKKSLKDVVTENEFEKKLLGDVIPPSDIGVSFDDIGALENVKDTLKELVMLPLQRPDLFCKGQLTKPCKGILLFGPPGTGKTMLAKAVATEAGANFINISMSSITSKWFGEGEKYVKAVFSLASKIAPSVIFVDEVDSMLGRRENPGEHEAMRKMKNEFMVNWDGLRTKDRERVLVLAATNRPFDLDEAVIRRLPRRLMVNLPDAPNREKILRVILAKEELSSNVDLEAIANMTEGYSGSDLKNLCVTAAHCPIREILDKEKKERASAVAEDRPAPSLYSSADIRSLKMDDFKYAHEQVCASVSSESTNMNELLQWNELYGEGGSRKKKPLSYFM; this comes from the exons ATGGTTGAAACGCGACGGAGTTCTTCCTCTTCCAAACGCCCCCTTTCTTCTTCCCCCGTTACATCTAATCATATTTCTAGTAAACGATCCAAG gcGTCTGAGCTAGCGTCGTCTCCCGCCAACGGAGCGACGGGTTCTGGGTCGGTTAAGGAATCCGGGTCGGACTCACCTGTAACGGAGCTTCGGTCCTCTGATCTGCGGGTATCTGATGTGTTTAAGGCCGATGATGGGTCTGTCCCCACAGATAAGTCTGCCGATGCTGACGTAGAGAACGTTAGTTTAGTGTCTCCGGGGACCTTAG GTGAAGCTGCTGTTGATGCGGAGAAAGCCGAGGGGCTTAGCGGTCGGGTTAAGAAGAAGCCAGCGAAATCAGGTTCTAAAGTCCCTTGGGGAAAGCTTCTTTCCCAGCACTCTCAG AATCCTCATCTGGTCATGTGTGGCACGCCATTCACTGCTGGCCAAAGCCGTCAGTGTAACTTATGTCTTAAAGATTCCAATATTAGCAACATTTTGTGCAAAGTGAAGCACATAGAG AGCAATGGCACTTCTATTGCATTACTAGAAGTTACAGGAGGAAAAGGTGCTGTCCAGGTTAATGGAAGGACTTACCGTAAAAATGCTAGTTTAATTCTGAATGCAGGTGATGAATTGATTTTCACTACCACAGGAGATCATGCATAT ATATTTCAGCAGCTCACCAGCGATAACTTAGATGCTCCAGGCATACCTTCTGTTAGCACTTTAGAAGCTCAGACTGCTCCTATAAAAGGGATTATTGAAGCACGGTCGAGGGATTCATCAGCTGTTAATGGTGCAGCAACAATATTGACCTCCTTGTCAACAAAAAAGAATCCAGAGATGTCCAATCTACCTTCTGGTTGCAACATGTTGGATGACTGTGTTCCAGAAGTTGACATGAAGGACAATGCTGGTAATAGTGATTCAGCAACTGCTTCTGCAAGGCAGAAAACTGTTGCTCCTGATGCTACCAATGAAAACCCGAATCTTGACAGGCTTGGATTGGATGATAGTATGGATGCTGGCAATATGAAAATCCCTGGGGCAGGTTACCCCTTAAGACCATTATTGCGTATCCTTGCCGGTACACCGTCTACTGACTTCGATTTTACAGGCAGCATAGCCAAAATTCTTGACGAGCAAAGGGAAATTAGAAAGATGCTTAAGGAATTTGATCCTCCTACAACTTCAATATCTGCTAAGCGGCAAGCATTTAAAGATGCTTTACAGGAAGGCATTCTCAGTCCGGATAATATAGACATCTCATTTGAAAATTTCCCATATTTTTTAAG TAATACGACAAAGAATGTGTTGATAGCCTCAACCTATGTGCATTTGAAGTGTAATAAATTTGCAAAGTATGCTTCAGATCTTCCCACCATGAGTCCTCGAATATTATTATCTGGTCCTGCAG GTTCTGAAATATATCAGGAGACTTTGGCAAAGGCACTTGCAAAGCATTTTGGTGCTAGATTGCTTGTTGTTGATTCTCTTCTGTTGCCTGGT GGATCAACATCAAAGGAAGCTGTTAGTTTGAAAGAAACTTCAAGGGCTGAAAGGGCATCTATATATGCCAAAAGAGCTGTACAAGCTGCTGTGTCGCAGCAGAAGAGAGTAACTTCTAGCGTAGAAGCTGATATAACAGGTGCTTCTTCACTCCATGTTTTGCCAAAGCAGGAAGTATCTACCGCTATATCTAAAAACTATACATTTAAGAAAG GTGATAGGGTTAAGTTCGTAGGTACCACATCACCTTCTACACTTTCCTCTCTACAACCTGCTTTAAG GGAACCGACAATTGGTGTACGGGGAAAAGTAGTCCTTGCTTTCGAAGAAAATGGTTCCTCAAAAATTGGGGTCAGGTTTGACAGGTCTATTCCTGAAGGCAATGACCTTGGTGGTCTTTGTGAAGAAGATCATGGTTTCTTCTGTACTG CTAGCTCACTGCGCTTGGAACCGGGAGGTGATGATGTTGACAAGCCGGTTAATGAAATTTTTGAG GTCGCATTCAATGAAAGCAAAAGCAATCCCTTGATATTGTTTGTGAAAGACATAGAGAAGTCTATGGCTGGAAATACAGATGTATATACTTCCTTGAAGAGTAAGCTTGAGAATTTGCCAGCAAATGTTGTTGTAATTGGTTCTCATGCTCAGATGGACAATCGTAAGGAAAAA TCTCACCCTGGCAGTCTTTTGTTCACTAAGTTTGGAGCGAACCAGACTGCTTTGCTTGATCTTGCATTTCCA GATAATTTTGGCAGACTTCATGACAGAAGCAAAGAAACACCTAAAACCATGAAACAAGTAACTCGCCTTTTCCCTAATAAAGTGACGATCCAGTTGCCTCAG GATGAGGCTTTACTTTTGGATTGGAAGCAGCAATTGGAGCGGGACAGTGAAACTCTTAAAGCACAGTCAAACATTGTTAGCCTTCGCTCT GTTCTCAATCGAAGTGGCTTGGACTGCCCCGACCTTGAATCACTTTCCATTAAAGATCAAAGTCTTGCGAATGAGA GTGTGGAGAAAGTGGTAGGCTGGGCATTGAGTCACCACTTCATGCATTCTTCAGAAGCTTTGGTCAAAGATGCTAAACTTATAATTTCAGCTGAAAG CATCAAATATGGATTGAGCATTTTGCAAGGAATTCAAAGCGAAAGCAAAAGCATGAAGAAATCACTTAAG GATGTGGTCACTGAGAATGAGTTTGAGAAGAAACTCCTTGGTGATGTTATTCCACCAAGTGATATTGGGGTTAGCTTTGATGATATTGGAGCCCTTGAGAATGTCAAGGATACCTTGAAGGAATTGGTGATGCTTCCTCTTCAAAGGCCTGATTTGTTTTGCAAGGGACAGTTGACAAAG CCTTGTAAAGGAATACTGCTGTTTGGGCCTCCTGGTACTGGAAAAACAATGCTTGCCAAAGCTGTTGCAACTGAAGCTGGTGCAAACTTTATTAACATATCAATGTCCAGCATTACTTCTAAG TGGTTTGGTGAAGGAGAGAAATATGTTAAAGCTGTTTTTTCTCTCGCCAGTAAAATTGCACCTAGTGTTATTTTTGTTGATGAG GTTGATAGCATGTTAGGGAGACGGGAGAATCCAGGTGAACATGAGGCTATGCGTAAAATGAAGAATGAATTTATGGTGAATTGGGATGGTCTCCGTACGAAGGATAGAGAACGAGTGTTGGTTCTTGCGGCTACAAACCGGCCATTTGACCTTGATGAGGCAGTCATTCGGAGGCTTCCTCGAAG ATTGATGGTTAATTTGCCAGATGCTCCAAATAGAGAAAAAATTCTAAGAGTTATATTGGCAAAAGAGGAATTGTCATCCAATGTTGATTTGGAAGCTATTGCAAATATGACTGAAGGATATTCTGGAAGTGACCTGAAG AACCTCTGTGTGACTGCTGCACATTGTCCCATACGAGAAATTTTGGATAAGGAAAAGAAG GAGAGAGCTTCGGCAGTGGCTGAGGATAGACCTGCACCTTCGTTGTATAGCAGTGCTGACATTCGTTCTCTGAAGATGGATGATTTTAAATATGCACATGAGCAG GTTTGTGCAAGTGTGTCATCAGAGTCTACAAATATGAATGAGCTGCTTCAATGGAATGAATTATATGGAGAAGGTGGATCAAGGAAGAAAAAACCCTTAAGCTACTTCATGTAG